Proteins from a single region of bacterium:
- a CDS encoding NADH-quinone oxidoreductase subunit J has translation MSGPGDVIFYAAAAMTVGAAILVAILPNILYAAVALLFSFAGVAGLYVFLSADFLAATQILVYVGGILILILFAVFLSNRIADVKISNPGRFRLPAAAICLVLFGVLSYIAVSTPFAVKAPVYHPTTADIGELLMTRYLLPFEVASVLLLAALIGAAFLSRPDRGAPEKDDMQEGKG, from the coding sequence ATGAGCGGACCCGGCGACGTCATCTTCTACGCTGCCGCGGCGATGACCGTGGGGGCGGCCATCCTCGTGGCCATCCTCCCGAACATCCTGTACGCGGCCGTGGCGCTCCTGTTCTCCTTCGCCGGCGTGGCCGGACTCTACGTCTTCCTGTCGGCGGACTTCCTCGCCGCCACCCAGATCCTGGTCTACGTGGGCGGCATCCTCATCCTGATTTTGTTCGCCGTCTTCCTGTCGAACCGGATCGCCGACGTGAAGATCTCGAACCCGGGGCGCTTCCGTCTCCCCGCCGCCGCGATCTGCCTGGTCCTCTTCGGCGTGCTGTCATACATCGCCGTCTCCACCCCCTTCGCCGTGAAGGCCCCGGTGTACCATCCGACGACGGCCGACATCGGGGAGCTCCTGATGACCCGCTACCTTCTTCCCTTCGAGGTCGCGTCGGTGCTGCTGCTGGCGGCCCTGATCGGCGCGGCGTTCCTGTCCCGGCCCGACCGCGGGGCCCCGGAGAAGGACGACATGCAGGAGGGGAAGGGATGA
- the nuoK gene encoding NADH-quinone oxidoreductase subunit NuoK — protein MTLDKLLVIAAALFCCGLYTVMTRRNAVAVLMGVELILNAANINFVAFSFFLSRVMGGQIFAVFVIVLAAAEAAVALAIFLRMFATTGTVEVDVADELKG, from the coding sequence ATGACGCTCGACAAGCTCCTCGTGATCGCGGCCGCGCTCTTCTGCTGCGGCCTCTACACCGTGATGACCCGCCGCAACGCCGTGGCGGTCCTGATGGGCGTCGAGCTGATCCTCAACGCCGCCAACATCAACTTCGTGGCGTTTTCCTTCTTCCTCTCCCGCGTGATGGGGGGGCAGATCTTCGCCGTCTTCGTCATCGTCCTGGCGGCGGCCGAGGCGGCGGTGGCGCTTGCGATCTTCCTGCGCATGTTCGCGACCACGGGGACGGTGGAAGTGGATGTCGCGGACGAGTTGAAGGGGTAG
- the nuoL gene encoding NADH-quinone oxidoreductase subunit L, producing the protein MIRYAYIIPLLPLASFFINIAIGKRLPRKGDWLSLATILAGLVMSIGIFLEVFAAYDPNFKYHVVTPWLTVGDRFTLNVGVLVDNITAVMLLVVTGVSTLVHLFSIGYMHGDPRYNRFFAYLSIFSFSMLGLVLSESFFFIYVFWELVGLSSYLLIGFWFEKKSAADACKKAFVANRVGDFGFLIGTLIIFVACGGVLGYDQVFQAIGEGKLSGTLLTIAGIGIFCGAIGKSAQFPLHVWLPDAMEGPTPVSALIHAATMVAAGVYLVGRVYPIFTPDAFLFIAYIGFITLFIAATIALTQNDIKKVLAYSTISQLGFMIMGLGVGGFTAGLAHLTTHAAFKACLFLGSGSVIHAVHSQDLREMGALRKKMPITFITFLIATLAIAGVPGFSGFFSKDMILGAALEFGMKNPQHYILFFGALFTAGMTAFYMFRLVIMAFFGEPKDHHKYDHAHESPPNMWVPLVILAILSFSFWFKSPFVAKGWFQTLITKPATVANLVKAPALPAPPASLEHAAVTAPGASHGAAPAGAEESQAPSAHGTPASGEPSHAAVPAAHGEPAGGTAHAGAAEHDAHIAHIAHLYAMYSSVVVGTLGIFLAFVVYFFGWIDPARVANSVKPLYNFLLNKWYFDELYEKTVIGGSKSLANGLAWFDLHVVDGLVNLVAQLGVFLAYLVGKFDNYVVDGAVNGVASATIGSGSILRRVQTGKLYHYVFVLAGGALVIFLIKAF; encoded by the coding sequence TTGATCCGATACGCCTACATCATCCCGCTCCTCCCGCTGGCGTCGTTCTTCATCAACATCGCCATCGGCAAGCGGCTGCCGCGGAAGGGCGACTGGCTCTCCCTCGCCACGATCCTCGCCGGCCTCGTGATGTCCATCGGCATCTTCCTCGAGGTCTTCGCCGCGTACGACCCGAACTTCAAGTACCACGTCGTGACGCCGTGGCTGACGGTCGGCGACCGGTTTACCCTCAACGTGGGGGTCCTGGTCGACAACATCACCGCCGTGATGCTCCTGGTGGTCACCGGCGTCTCGACGCTGGTGCACCTGTTCTCCATCGGGTACATGCACGGCGATCCGCGCTACAACCGGTTCTTCGCCTACCTGTCGATCTTCTCGTTCTCGATGCTGGGCCTCGTCCTCTCGGAGAGCTTCTTCTTCATCTACGTCTTCTGGGAGCTGGTGGGGCTCTCCTCCTACCTCCTGATCGGCTTCTGGTTCGAGAAGAAGTCGGCGGCCGACGCCTGCAAGAAGGCGTTCGTCGCCAACCGCGTGGGAGACTTCGGCTTCCTCATCGGCACCCTGATCATCTTCGTCGCCTGCGGCGGGGTCCTCGGGTACGACCAGGTCTTCCAGGCGATCGGCGAAGGGAAGCTCTCGGGAACCCTCCTCACGATCGCCGGGATCGGCATCTTCTGCGGCGCCATCGGGAAGTCGGCCCAGTTCCCCCTGCACGTCTGGCTCCCCGACGCGATGGAGGGCCCCACGCCGGTCTCCGCCCTCATCCACGCGGCGACGATGGTGGCCGCGGGCGTCTACCTCGTCGGACGGGTGTACCCGATCTTCACCCCCGACGCGTTCCTGTTCATCGCCTACATCGGGTTCATCACCCTGTTCATCGCGGCGACGATCGCCCTGACGCAGAACGACATCAAGAAGGTGCTCGCGTACTCGACGATCTCCCAGCTCGGCTTCATGATCATGGGGCTCGGGGTGGGAGGCTTCACGGCGGGGCTGGCGCACCTGACCACCCACGCGGCGTTCAAGGCGTGCCTCTTCCTCGGCTCCGGATCGGTCATCCACGCCGTCCACAGCCAGGACCTGCGCGAAATGGGCGCCCTGCGGAAGAAGATGCCCATCACCTTCATCACCTTCCTGATCGCGACGCTGGCGATCGCCGGGGTGCCGGGTTTCTCGGGCTTCTTCAGCAAGGACATGATCCTCGGGGCCGCGCTCGAGTTCGGGATGAAGAACCCCCAGCACTACATCCTCTTCTTCGGGGCGCTGTTCACCGCCGGAATGACCGCCTTCTACATGTTCCGGCTGGTGATCATGGCGTTTTTCGGCGAGCCGAAGGACCACCATAAATACGACCATGCCCACGAGTCTCCCCCGAACATGTGGGTCCCGCTCGTGATTCTCGCGATCCTGTCGTTCTCCTTCTGGTTCAAGAGCCCGTTCGTCGCGAAGGGGTGGTTCCAGACGCTGATCACGAAGCCCGCGACGGTAGCGAACCTCGTGAAGGCGCCGGCATTGCCGGCGCCGCCGGCCTCCCTGGAGCACGCGGCGGTCACGGCCCCGGGCGCCTCCCACGGCGCCGCGCCCGCCGGCGCGGAAGAATCGCAGGCCCCATCCGCCCATGGGACGCCGGCCTCCGGCGAGCCTTCCCACGCCGCGGTTCCCGCGGCCCACGGGGAACCGGCGGGCGGCACAGCGCATGCGGGGGCGGCGGAGCACGACGCCCACATCGCGCATATTGCCCACTTGTACGCCATGTACTCCTCGGTCGTGGTGGGGACCCTCGGCATCTTCCTCGCCTTCGTCGTCTACTTCTTCGGCTGGATCGACCCGGCCCGGGTGGCGAACAGCGTGAAGCCGCTCTACAACTTCCTGCTGAACAAGTGGTACTTCGACGAGTTGTACGAAAAGACGGTGATCGGCGGATCGAAATCCCTGGCGAATGGCCTCGCATGGTTCGACCTGCACGTGGTCGACGGCCTGGTGAACCTCGTCGCGCAACTTGGGGTCTTCCTCGCGTACCTTGTCGGAAAGTTCGACAACTACGTCGTCGACGGCGCCGTCAACGGTGTGGCAAGTGCAACGATCGGAAGCGGTTCGATCCTTCGCCGGGTGCAGACCGGGAAGCTGTACCATTACGTGTTCGTGCTGGCCGGCGGCGCGCTGGTTATCTTCCTGATCAAGGCTTTCTGA
- a CDS encoding NADH-quinone oxidoreductase subunit M, with translation MGFVDSHILSLMTFLPVLGAAVILCVPKGKDDVMRWIAAAASFLPVVLAVKLWFAYDRTMAGVNVASQFQFVEHYLWIPSINVEYFLGADGISMPMLILTALISFLAVIGSFGITNKVKGYMALILLLETGMMGVFAALDFFLFYVFWEVMLLPMYFLIGIWGGPRKEYAAIKFFLYTLAGSVLMLLALLALYFNTTNPETGGHTFNLLHYMAQGAHNAWLKGFDVRVLLFLGLFIGFAIKVPLFPFHTWLPDAHVEAPTAISVILAGVLLKMGTYGMMRISFPIFPDITVWFAVPMAVLGVINIVYGALCALAQSDLKKMVAYSSVSHMGFVMLGMAALTPIGMAGASMQMFSHGLITAMLFFLVGVVYDRAHHRQIDGFGGLGAVVPIYTAFVSFAFFASLGLPGMSGFIAEQMVFLGSFEAFRPFVIVAALGIIFVAAFHLWALQRVFLGPLNPKYATLEEINGREMFCLVPLGILVMAVGIWPMPILNLLNASAVRLVDLVKAVI, from the coding sequence GTGGGTTTCGTCGATAGTCACATCCTGTCGCTCATGACGTTCCTTCCGGTCCTCGGGGCGGCGGTAATCCTGTGCGTCCCCAAGGGGAAGGACGACGTCATGCGGTGGATCGCCGCCGCGGCTTCCTTCCTGCCGGTGGTCCTGGCGGTCAAGCTCTGGTTCGCCTACGACCGGACCATGGCGGGTGTCAACGTCGCCAGCCAGTTCCAGTTCGTGGAGCATTACCTCTGGATCCCGTCGATCAACGTGGAGTACTTCCTGGGGGCGGACGGGATCTCGATGCCGATGCTGATCCTGACGGCCCTGATCTCGTTCCTCGCCGTCATCGGTTCCTTCGGGATCACGAACAAGGTCAAGGGGTACATGGCCCTCATCCTCCTGCTGGAAACCGGGATGATGGGCGTCTTCGCCGCCCTCGACTTCTTCCTCTTCTACGTCTTCTGGGAAGTGATGCTGCTGCCGATGTACTTCCTGATCGGCATCTGGGGCGGCCCCCGGAAGGAATACGCGGCGATCAAGTTCTTCCTCTACACCCTGGCCGGCTCGGTCCTCATGCTGCTGGCGCTCCTGGCCCTCTACTTCAACACGACGAACCCCGAGACGGGCGGCCACACCTTCAACCTGCTCCACTACATGGCGCAGGGGGCCCACAACGCATGGCTCAAAGGGTTCGACGTCCGGGTCCTCCTCTTCCTCGGGCTGTTCATCGGCTTCGCCATCAAGGTGCCGCTCTTCCCGTTCCACACCTGGCTCCCCGACGCGCACGTCGAGGCTCCCACGGCGATCTCCGTCATCCTCGCCGGCGTCCTGCTGAAGATGGGGACGTACGGCATGATGCGGATCTCCTTCCCGATCTTCCCCGACATCACGGTCTGGTTCGCCGTACCGATGGCGGTGCTCGGAGTGATCAACATCGTCTACGGGGCCTTGTGCGCGCTGGCCCAGTCCGACCTCAAGAAGATGGTCGCCTACTCCTCGGTCAGCCACATGGGGTTCGTCATGCTCGGCATGGCGGCGCTTACCCCCATCGGGATGGCGGGGGCATCGATGCAGATGTTCTCCCACGGCCTGATCACGGCCATGCTCTTCTTCCTGGTCGGCGTGGTGTACGACCGGGCCCACCATCGCCAGATCGACGGCTTCGGGGGACTCGGGGCCGTGGTGCCCATCTACACCGCGTTCGTATCGTTCGCCTTCTTCGCCTCCCTCGGTCTCCCGGGCATGTCCGGGTTCATCGCGGAGCAGATGGTGTTCCTCGGGTCCTTCGAGGCGTTCCGGCCGTTCGTGATCGTGGCGGCCCTCGGCATCATCTTCGTCGCCGCATTCCACCTGTGGGCCCTGCAGCGGGTCTTCCTCGGGCCGCTGAACCCGAAGTACGCCACTCTCGAGGAGATCAACGGGCGGGAGATGTTCTGCCTCGTGCCCCTGGGGATCCTCGTGATGGCCGTCGGCATCTGGCCGATGCCGATCCTGAACCTGCTGAACGCCTCCGCGGTGCGCCTGGTCGACCTCGTGAAGGCGGTGATCTGA
- a CDS encoding NADH-quinone oxidoreductase subunit N, which translates to MLLGNLGSLQYFLPELAVTATILLLVVLHVASKSKTSASSGYLALVGVGAAILLCGVSSPGSGKAIFEGMAAYDGFAVFFKVLTAFATLVVILMSMDSEELAGRSKAEYFIFLLSTLLGMFLLSSATDIVMVYLSLELVSIPSYLLAGYLKGKERSTEAAMKYVVFGATASGVMIYGFSLLFGMTGSTQIAEIGRSLAGGKAEFPVLMAAVMVAVGFGYKIAAVPFHMWSPDVYEGAPAPATAFFSVAPKAAGFAVLVRFYYTVFAGPDGAAGMWKITSAMDWPLLFAGLSAVTMTVGNLVAIKQDNVKRLLAYSSIAHAGYMLMGFVLLSSAGIEAILFYLVVYLFMNLGAFYVVVLVSNATRGEDLSDFTGLGSRAPFAAVALAIFLFSLTGIPPFSGFIGKVYLFAEVIHRGVYWLAVVAALNSVVSLYYYMRIVRAMFLQEPKDASLIPVPAVSGAMLALLAAPTLILGVYWEPVARFAHTSMRILAF; encoded by the coding sequence ATGTTGCTCGGCAACCTCGGCAGCCTGCAATATTTCCTGCCGGAGCTCGCCGTCACGGCGACGATCCTTCTGCTCGTCGTCCTGCACGTCGCATCGAAGAGCAAGACGTCCGCCTCCTCCGGGTACCTCGCCCTGGTCGGCGTGGGCGCCGCGATCCTCCTCTGCGGGGTTTCTTCCCCGGGGAGCGGGAAGGCGATCTTCGAAGGGATGGCGGCGTACGACGGCTTCGCCGTCTTCTTCAAGGTGCTGACCGCGTTCGCGACCCTCGTGGTCATCCTCATGTCGATGGACAGCGAGGAGCTCGCCGGCCGCAGCAAGGCGGAATACTTCATCTTCCTGCTTTCCACCCTCCTCGGGATGTTCCTCCTCTCCAGCGCGACCGACATCGTGATGGTCTACCTGTCGCTGGAGCTCGTCTCCATCCCGTCGTACCTCCTGGCCGGGTACCTCAAGGGAAAGGAACGCTCCACCGAGGCGGCGATGAAGTACGTCGTGTTCGGCGCCACCGCGTCGGGCGTGATGATCTACGGCTTCTCCCTCCTCTTCGGCATGACCGGATCCACGCAGATCGCGGAGATCGGACGGTCGCTGGCGGGGGGCAAGGCGGAATTTCCCGTACTCATGGCCGCCGTGATGGTCGCCGTGGGGTTCGGCTACAAGATCGCCGCCGTCCCGTTCCACATGTGGAGCCCCGACGTGTACGAAGGGGCGCCCGCGCCGGCGACGGCCTTCTTCTCGGTCGCCCCCAAGGCGGCGGGGTTCGCGGTGCTCGTCCGCTTCTACTACACCGTCTTCGCCGGCCCGGACGGCGCGGCGGGGATGTGGAAGATCACCTCCGCGATGGACTGGCCGCTCCTGTTCGCGGGCCTGTCCGCGGTGACGATGACGGTGGGGAACCTGGTCGCGATCAAGCAGGACAACGTGAAGCGGCTCCTGGCCTACTCCTCGATCGCCCACGCCGGATACATGCTCATGGGGTTCGTGCTCCTGTCCTCCGCGGGGATCGAGGCGATCCTGTTCTACCTCGTGGTCTACCTCTTCATGAATCTCGGCGCCTTCTACGTCGTGGTCCTGGTGAGCAACGCGACCCGCGGGGAGGATCTCTCCGACTTCACGGGATTGGGCAGCCGGGCCCCCTTCGCGGCGGTGGCGCTCGCCATCTTCCTCTTCTCCCTGACCGGGATCCCGCCGTTCTCCGGCTTCATCGGAAAGGTCTACCTGTTCGCCGAGGTCATCCACCGCGGCGTATATTGGCTCGCGGTCGTCGCGGCGCTGAACAGCGTGGTGTCGCTCTACTACTACATGCGGATCGTCCGGGCGATGTTCCTCCAGGAGCCGAAGGACGCGTCGTTGATCCCCGTTCCGGCGGTCTCCGGGGCGATGCTCGCCCTGCTCGCCGCGCCGACGCTGATCCTCGGCGTGTACTGGGAGCCGGTGGCGCGCTTCGCCCACACGTCCATGCGGATCCTGGCGTTCTGA
- the ndhC gene encoding NADH-quinone oxidoreductase subunit A: protein MTAFLSTVNFANPYFPVLILLVIALVMSVGFVFLSQALGPKKYDRIKYSVYECGVDPITPAAVRVSVKFYLLAILFILFDLETAFLYPWAVLFRSLGLFGFIEMAVFVGILLVGLVYAWKKGALEWQ from the coding sequence ATGACCGCGTTTCTCTCAACGGTGAACTTCGCGAACCCGTACTTCCCGGTGCTCATCCTGCTGGTCATCGCGCTGGTAATGTCGGTGGGTTTCGTCTTCCTTTCGCAGGCGCTCGGCCCGAAGAAGTACGACCGGATCAAGTACAGCGTGTACGAGTGCGGCGTCGACCCGATCACCCCGGCCGCCGTGCGCGTCTCCGTGAAATTCTACCTGCTCGCGATCCTGTTCATCCTCTTCGACCTGGAGACGGCCTTCCTCTATCCGTGGGCGGTCCTGTTCCGTTCGCTGGGGTTGTTCGGCTTCATCGAGATGGCGGTCTTCGTGGGGATCCTGCTGGTCGGGCTGGTCTACGCGTGGAAGAAGGGGGCGCTGGAGTGGCAGTGA
- the nuoB gene encoding NADH-quinone oxidoreductase subunit NuoB: MKHEKDGASGYALTTLESLVAWGRKFSLYPFTFATACCGIEVMGAFGTHYDMSRFGAEVVRFSPRQADVLLVAGTINYKMAPVLKRIYDQMLEPKWVISMGACACSGGFYNNYTVLQGIDKIIPVDVYIPGCPPNPEGIIDAVVRIQKIIETGAPRAVDRWPSK; encoded by the coding sequence GTGAAGCACGAAAAAGACGGCGCCTCCGGGTACGCGCTCACGACGCTCGAGTCGCTGGTCGCGTGGGGGAGAAAATTCTCCCTCTACCCGTTCACCTTCGCCACGGCGTGCTGCGGCATCGAGGTGATGGGGGCGTTCGGGACGCATTACGACATGTCCCGTTTCGGCGCCGAGGTCGTCCGGTTCTCCCCGCGACAGGCGGACGTCCTGCTGGTGGCGGGGACGATCAACTACAAGATGGCCCCCGTCCTGAAGCGGATCTACGACCAGATGCTCGAGCCGAAGTGGGTGATCTCGATGGGCGCGTGCGCCTGCTCCGGCGGGTTCTACAACAACTACACGGTCCTGCAGGGGATCGACAAGATCATCCCGGTCGACGTCTACATCCCCGGTTGCCCGCCGAATCCCGAGGGGATCATCGACGCCGTCGTCCGGATCCAGAAGATCATCGAGACCGGCGCCCCCCGCGCCGTCGACCGGTGGCCGAGCAAGTGA
- a CDS encoding NADH-quinone oxidoreductase subunit C, whose product MSAVLDRLRERFPAEVVSTHSDFGDDTALVRRERIVEILAFLRDDPDLLFDFAMDLTGVDYLGEEPRFEVVYHLYSLEKKHRVRIKSRLHEDDPVIDTAVSVWPGIDWYEREAWDMYGIVFRGHPNLKRILLYEEFVGHPLRKDYPKAKRQPTIGPEEE is encoded by the coding sequence GTGAGCGCGGTCCTCGACAGGCTTCGGGAACGGTTCCCGGCGGAAGTGGTGTCCACCCACTCGGATTTCGGGGATGACACGGCCCTGGTCCGGAGGGAGCGGATCGTCGAGATCCTCGCGTTCCTGCGGGACGACCCGGACCTGCTCTTCGACTTCGCGATGGACCTGACCGGGGTCGACTACCTCGGGGAGGAGCCCCGGTTCGAGGTGGTCTACCACCTCTACTCGCTGGAGAAGAAGCACCGCGTTCGGATCAAGTCCCGCCTCCACGAGGACGATCCGGTGATCGACACGGCCGTCTCCGTGTGGCCGGGGATCGACTGGTACGAACGGGAGGCGTGGGACATGTACGGCATCGTCTTCCGCGGCCACCCGAACCTGAAGAGAATCCTGCTGTACGAGGAGTTCGTGGGACACCCGTTGCGCAAGGATTACCCGAAGGCGAAACGCCAGCCCACGATCGGGCCGGAAGAAGAGTAG
- the nuoD gene encoding NADH dehydrogenase (quinone) subunit D, giving the protein MAEPVDMITKEGAPDLQAEPMLINIGPSHPATHATLRFHAKLDGETILDLVPEFGYLHRGFEKESEASTWTQVVPYTDRLNYVSPLMNNVGYAMAVEKLCGIEITERCKYVRVIISELSRIIDHMVCVGTNMVDLGALTNFWYFWKPREEVYFLIEELCGQRLTTAYTRIGGAMADLPEGWTDRVLAVCRGVIPECIADVDALLTKNRIFIERTMGAGPITAKDAIALGFTGPCLRAAGVPLDLRKDQPYLVYDRFDFDVPIGEAGDTCDRYMVRMEEMRQSLRIIEQAIAKLPGGPINIDDPRFILPPKAQVYENIEALMNHFKFIMEGVKVPAGEVYSATEAANGELGFYIVSRGGGGPYKIKVRPPCFPLFQGIPHLVKGQMIADLIAVLGSVNIIAGELDR; this is encoded by the coding sequence ATGGCGGAACCGGTCGACATGATCACGAAGGAAGGGGCGCCCGACCTGCAGGCCGAGCCGATGCTCATCAACATCGGTCCGTCCCACCCCGCGACCCACGCGACCCTGCGCTTCCACGCGAAGCTCGACGGGGAGACGATCCTCGACCTCGTGCCGGAGTTCGGGTATCTCCACCGCGGGTTCGAGAAGGAGTCCGAGGCCTCGACCTGGACCCAGGTCGTCCCGTACACCGACCGGCTGAACTACGTCTCGCCGCTCATGAACAACGTCGGGTACGCGATGGCGGTCGAGAAGCTGTGCGGCATCGAGATCACGGAGCGGTGCAAGTACGTCCGCGTCATCATCTCGGAACTCTCCCGGATCATCGACCACATGGTCTGCGTCGGGACGAACATGGTCGACCTCGGCGCCCTGACGAACTTCTGGTACTTCTGGAAGCCCCGCGAGGAGGTCTACTTCCTGATCGAGGAGCTGTGCGGCCAGCGGCTGACCACGGCGTACACCCGGATCGGCGGCGCCATGGCGGACCTGCCCGAGGGGTGGACCGACCGCGTGCTGGCGGTATGTCGCGGCGTCATCCCCGAGTGCATCGCCGACGTCGACGCGCTCCTCACGAAGAACCGGATCTTCATCGAGCGGACGATGGGCGCCGGGCCGATCACGGCGAAGGATGCGATCGCCCTCGGCTTCACCGGCCCGTGCCTGCGGGCCGCGGGAGTCCCCCTCGACCTGCGGAAGGACCAGCCGTACCTCGTGTACGACCGGTTCGACTTCGATGTGCCCATCGGCGAGGCGGGCGACACGTGCGACCGCTACATGGTGCGCATGGAGGAGATGCGGCAATCGCTCCGGATCATCGAGCAGGCAATCGCGAAGCTTCCCGGCGGACCCATCAACATCGACGACCCCCGGTTCATCCTGCCGCCCAAGGCGCAGGTGTACGAGAACATCGAGGCGTTGATGAACCACTTCAAGTTCATCATGGAAGGGGTCAAGGTCCCGGCCGGCGAGGTCTACTCGGCGACCGAGGCGGCCAACGGGGAGCTCGGGTTCTACATCGTGAGCCGGGGGGGCGGGGGACCGTACAAGATCAAGGTCCGGCCGCCGTGCTTCCCGCTCTTCCAGGGGATCCCCCATCTCGTGAAGGGACAGATGATCGCCGACCTCATCGCCGTGCTGGGAAGCGTCAACATCATCGCGGGGGAGCTGGACCGATGA
- the nuoE gene encoding NADH-quinone oxidoreductase subunit NuoE, with product MSVIFSDTAKAEFDRLLTRYPDKEAVILPSLHLAQREFGFVSDEAIVYIAGLLGVSPAQIEGVATFYTMYNRKPVGKYHVQVCRNIACSLLGAEHLIEHVAGRLGVLPGGTTRDGKFTLSQVECLGSCGTAPVMQINDDYYENLTEASIDAILEKLR from the coding sequence ATGAGCGTCATCTTCTCCGATACGGCCAAGGCGGAGTTCGATCGGCTGCTGACCCGCTACCCCGACAAGGAGGCGGTGATCCTGCCGTCCCTCCACCTGGCGCAGCGGGAGTTCGGCTTCGTCTCCGACGAGGCGATCGTCTACATCGCGGGGCTCCTCGGCGTTTCCCCGGCGCAGATCGAGGGAGTCGCCACCTTCTACACCATGTACAACCGGAAGCCGGTCGGGAAGTACCACGTGCAGGTCTGCCGGAACATCGCCTGCTCGCTGCTGGGCGCGGAGCACCTGATCGAGCATGTGGCGGGGAGGCTCGGAGTGCTGCCGGGCGGGACGACGCGGGACGGGAAGTTCACCCTTTCGCAGGTGGAGTGCCTCGGTTCCTGCGGAACGGCGCCGGTGATGCAGATCAACGACGACTATTACGAGAATCTGACCGAAGCGTCGATCGACGCGATTCTCGAAAAATTGCGGTGA
- the nuoF gene encoding NADH-quinone oxidoreductase subunit NuoF, whose product METVLTTHFADDGYRRIDTYRSFGGYDALRKSLSMTPEAIIDEVKKANLRGRGGAGFPAGVKWGFLPKDLSRPRVLVINADEGEPGTFKDRVIMSRGPHLLIEGIAIAAFALRVHISYIYIRGEFVREARILDEAVAEAYAAGFLGKNILGSGFDLDLTVHRGAGAYICGEETSLINSLEGKRGWPRLKPPFPASVGAFGLPTIVNNVETLADVPWIVTNGGEKFAAIGVEKNGGTRLIGVSGAVNRPGVYELPAGTNLKEIIYTHAGGIRDGKALKAVIPGGSSTPVLRPDEIDVSYDIESMAKIGTMAGSGGVIVIPEGTCMVRALSTLMNFYSHESCGQCTPCREGTGWLKKIVGRIEAGKGRAGDVELILDVCDNMMGRTICPLADAAAMPAQSFIWKFREEFDRHIGEQKCPYGNRF is encoded by the coding sequence ATGGAAACGGTCCTCACAACGCACTTCGCCGACGACGGATACCGGCGCATCGACACCTACCGGAGTTTCGGCGGGTACGACGCGCTGCGGAAATCGTTGTCGATGACCCCCGAGGCGATCATCGACGAGGTGAAGAAGGCGAACCTGCGGGGCCGCGGCGGCGCGGGCTTCCCGGCCGGGGTCAAGTGGGGGTTCCTGCCGAAGGACCTTTCCCGCCCGCGCGTATTGGTCATCAACGCGGACGAGGGGGAGCCGGGCACCTTCAAGGATCGGGTCATCATGAGCCGCGGGCCGCACCTGTTGATCGAGGGGATCGCGATCGCGGCGTTCGCCCTGCGCGTGCACATTTCCTACATATACATCCGGGGCGAGTTCGTCCGCGAGGCCCGGATCCTCGACGAGGCGGTCGCCGAGGCGTATGCCGCGGGATTCCTCGGGAAGAACATCCTCGGTTCCGGGTTCGACCTCGACCTGACGGTCCACCGCGGCGCCGGGGCGTACATCTGCGGGGAGGAGACCTCCCTCATCAACTCCCTCGAGGGGAAGCGCGGGTGGCCGCGCCTCAAGCCCCCCTTCCCGGCGTCCGTGGGCGCCTTCGGGCTGCCGACGATCGTCAACAACGTGGAGACCCTCGCCGACGTTCCCTGGATCGTCACCAACGGCGGGGAGAAGTTCGCCGCCATCGGGGTCGAGAAGAACGGCGGGACGCGCCTGATCGGCGTCAGCGGCGCCGTGAACCGCCCGGGCGTCTACGAGCTCCCGGCCGGGACGAACCTCAAGGAGATCATCTACACCCACGCGGGCGGGATCCGGGACGGAAAGGCGCTCAAGGCCGTCATCCCCGGCGGCTCGTCCACGCCCGTGCTGCGGCCCGACGAGATCGACGTGTCGTACGACATCGAATCCATGGCGAAGATCGGGACGATGGCCGGATCCGGCGGGGTGATCGTCATCCCGGAAGGGACCTGCATGGTGCGGGCCCTCTCGACCCTCATGAACTTCTACTCCCACGAGTCGTGCGGGCAGTGCACGCCGTGCCGCGAGGGGACGGGGTGGCTGAAGAAGATCGTCGGGCGGATCGAGGCGGGGAAAGGCCGGGCGGGGGACGTCGAGCTGATCCTCGACGTGTGCGACAACATGATGGGGCGGACGATCTGCCCGCTGGCCGATGCCGCGGCGATGCCCGCACAATCGTTCATCTGGAAGTTCCGCGAAGAGTTCGACCGCCACATCGGCGAGCAGAAGTGCCCGTACGGGAACCGGTTCTGA